The Methanophagales archaeon genome segment GAAAGATGAACAGATGATCCTTGATCGTTGGGACACTGCTTAAAAAAGAAAGAATCATTGTTTCCTGAATTTTTAAATATCGAAACGATAAATCAGTGTAATTTAAACTGTGTAATGTGTCCAATAGATAAGATGACGCGTGCGAGAGGCACGATGAGCATGGAATTATATGAAAGAATCATTGAGGAATGCAGAAATTATACCCATATCATAAAGAACTTCAGTTTATTTATGCAAGGTGAACCGCTTTTAGATGATCTCTTGGAGAGAAGAATTAAAATAGCTAAAGAAGCCGGTATTCCGAATATTCAAATTGCAACCAATGGTACACTATTAACCCCTTCGAGAGCTAAAAAGCTTATTGATTCTGGATTGGATAGCATAATAATCTCTTTAGAAGACATTTCAAAGAATGTTCATGAGAAGGTGCGTGTAGGCTCAAAATATGAAAAGATAATAACAAATTTAGAAACTCTCATCTCGATAAGAA includes the following:
- a CDS encoding radical SAM protein, with protein sequence MGHCLKKKESLFPEFLNIETINQCNLNCVMCPIDKMTRARGTMSMELYERIIEECRNYTHIIKNFSLFMQGEPLLDDLLERRIKIAKEAGIPNIQIATNGTLLTPSRAKKLIDSGLDSIIISLEDISKNVHEKVRVGSKYEKIITNLETLISIRNDLGLAKPEITVRMLAFKENEPQREIFIDHWKTKVDEVIIQPLHNGAVLHN